The following are encoded in a window of uncultured Ilyobacter sp. genomic DNA:
- a CDS encoding adenylate kinase, translating to MNIMLFGAPGAGKGTQAKFLIEKYGIPQISTGDILRAAITEGTKMGLEAKKYMDEGKLVPDSTIIGIIRDRLAQEDCKKGFILDGFPRTLAQAEALEELMKMMNISLDKVISLNVPDEMIVGRITGRRVCKDCGASFHVEFNPSKEEGKCDFCGGELITRKDDTAETVEKRLGEYHSQTAPLFDFYKAKGVLAELDGTKDVAEVTKDIVSILG from the coding sequence ATGAATATTATGTTATTTGGTGCCCCAGGAGCAGGGAAAGGGACCCAGGCTAAATTTTTAATTGAAAAATACGGAATCCCTCAAATTTCAACTGGAGATATATTGAGAGCTGCAATAACAGAAGGAACAAAAATGGGACTGGAAGCTAAAAAATATATGGACGAGGGAAAACTTGTTCCGGACTCCACCATAATAGGAATAATAAGAGACAGACTGGCACAAGAGGATTGTAAAAAAGGATTTATTCTTGATGGATTTCCTAGAACTCTTGCTCAGGCAGAAGCACTAGAAGAACTTATGAAAATGATGAATATATCTTTGGACAAAGTAATATCTTTAAATGTACCAGATGAGATGATAGTTGGAAGAATAACAGGAAGAAGAGTCTGCAAGGATTGCGGAGCATCTTTCCATGTAGAATTTAATCCTTCCAAAGAGGAAGGAAAGTGTGATTTCTGCGGAGGAGAACTTATAACTAGAAAAGACGACACTGCAGAAACAGTAGAAAAAAGACTGGGAGAATATCACTCACAAACAGCTCCTCTTTTTGATTTCTACAAGGCAAAAGGTGTCCTTGCAGAACTTGACGGGACAAAGGATGTAGCTGAAGTGACCAAGGATATAGTTTCTATCCTCGGGTAA
- the rpsM gene encoding 30S ribosomal protein S13, with the protein MARIAGVDIPRNKRIEIALTYIYGIGKPTSQQVLKEAGVDFDTRVKDLTEEELNKVRAIIDKIKVEGDLRKDVRLSIKRLMDIRCYRGLRHKMNLPVRGQKSKTNARTVKGPKKPIKR; encoded by the coding sequence TTGGCTAGAATAGCAGGAGTAGACATTCCTAGAAACAAGAGAATCGAGATAGCTTTAACTTATATTTATGGAATCGGAAAACCAACTTCTCAACAAGTTTTGAAAGAAGCTGGAGTAGATTTTGATACTAGAGTAAAAGACTTGACCGAAGAGGAATTAAACAAAGTAAGAGCTATAATTGACAAAATAAAAGTAGAAGGGGACCTTAGAAAGGACGTAAGACTTTCAATAAAAAGACTTATGGACATCAGGTGCTATAGAGGTCTTAGACACAAGATGAATCTTCCAGTAAGAGGACAAAAATCTAAGACAAATGCTAGAACAGTAAAAGGTCCAAAGAAACCTATCAAAAGATAG
- the rpsD gene encoding 30S ribosomal protein S4, whose amino-acid sequence MARNRQPVLKKCRALGIDPVVLGVNKSSKRGPRPNANRKPTEYAIQLREKQKAKFIYSVMEKQFRKLYAEANRRDGVTGLNLIQYLERRLDNVVYRLGIAKTRRQARQVVSHGHIAVNGRKVNIASYRVKVGDVVSVIENSKNVEIIKSAVEASNAPSWLEVDKASFTGKVLQNPTKDDLDFELNEALIVEFYSR is encoded by the coding sequence ATGGCAAGAAATAGACAGCCCGTTTTAAAGAAATGTAGAGCTCTTGGTATAGATCCAGTTGTTTTAGGAGTAAACAAATCTTCTAAGAGAGGACCTAGACCAAATGCAAATAGAAAACCAACTGAATACGCTATTCAGTTAAGAGAAAAACAGAAAGCAAAATTCATATATAGTGTAATGGAAAAGCAGTTCAGAAAGCTATATGCTGAAGCAAACAGAAGAGATGGGGTTACAGGTCTTAACCTGATACAGTACCTTGAAAGAAGACTCGACAACGTAGTTTATAGACTTGGTATTGCTAAGACTAGAAGACAAGCGAGACAAGTAGTTTCTCATGGACACATCGCTGTAAACGGAAGAAAAGTAAACATCGCATCTTACAGAGTGAAAGTTGGGGATGTTGTATCTGTAATCGAAAACTCTAAAAATGTTGAGATAATCAAGAGTGCTGTAGAAGCCTCAAATGCTCCATCTTGGTTAGAAGTAGATAAAGCTAGTTTTACAGGGAAAGTATTACAAAACCCTACAAAGGACGACTTAGATTTTGAATTAAACGAAGCTTTGATCGTTGAGTTCTACTCTAGATAA
- the rpmD gene encoding 50S ribosomal protein L30, whose translation MAKLRIKLVKSMIGRKPNHIATVKSLGLKKINNVVELEATPDIVGKVHLVSYLLNVEEV comes from the coding sequence ATGGCAAAGCTTAGAATTAAGCTTGTAAAAAGCATGATCGGAAGAAAGCCTAACCATATAGCAACTGTAAAGTCGCTAGGGCTTAAGAAGATAAATAATGTTGTAGAACTAGAAGCAACACCTGATATCGTAGGGAAAGTTCATTTAGTATCTTACCTACTCAATGTAGAGGAGGTGTAA
- a CDS encoding DNA-directed RNA polymerase subunit alpha, whose product MLKIEKHSRSINISEVKENDFKAEYVVEPLYRGYGHTIGNALRRVLLSSIPGAAIKGIRIDGVLNEFSIIEGVKEAVTDIILNVKEVIVKTETSGEKRMNLSVQGPKIVTAADINPDSELEIINPDQVICTITTEKEINMEFLVDTGEGFVVAEDIERKDWSVDYIAIDAIYTPIKRVSYSVEDTMVGRMTDFDKLTLNVETDGSIVIRDAISYAIELLRLHFDPFLDIGNRMENLRGDLEEEEVEEVDSSKDEDVLNLKIEELDLTVRSFNCLKKAGIEEVGQLAILSLNELLKIKNLGRKSLDEILDKMKELGFDLSQNGSSE is encoded by the coding sequence ATGTTAAAAATTGAGAAACATTCAAGAAGCATTAATATTTCCGAAGTTAAAGAAAATGACTTTAAGGCTGAATATGTTGTTGAGCCACTATATAGAGGTTATGGACATACGATAGGAAATGCCCTGAGAAGAGTTTTACTGTCTTCGATTCCAGGAGCAGCTATAAAAGGTATAAGAATAGACGGAGTATTAAATGAGTTCTCTATCATTGAGGGAGTAAAAGAAGCAGTTACTGATATAATACTTAACGTAAAGGAAGTAATTGTAAAAACTGAAACTTCTGGTGAAAAAAGAATGAATCTCTCTGTTCAAGGACCAAAAATAGTTACAGCGGCAGATATCAATCCTGACTCTGAATTGGAAATAATAAATCCAGACCAGGTTATCTGCACTATAACTACAGAAAAAGAGATAAATATGGAATTTCTTGTGGACACAGGAGAAGGGTTTGTTGTTGCAGAAGATATCGAGAGGAAAGATTGGTCTGTAGACTACATAGCTATAGATGCAATATACACTCCGATAAAAAGAGTTTCTTACAGCGTAGAAGATACTATGGTTGGAAGAATGACTGACTTCGATAAACTTACTTTAAATGTTGAAACTGATGGAAGTATTGTTATAAGAGATGCTATCTCTTATGCAATAGAACTTCTAAGACTACACTTTGATCCATTCTTAGATATAGGCAACAGAATGGAGAATTTAAGAGGAGATCTAGAAGAAGAGGAAGTAGAAGAAGTAGATTCTTCTAAAGATGAAGATGTTCTTAACTTGAAGATTGAGGAACTTGACCTAACAGTCAGATCATTCAACTGTCTAAAGAAGGCTGGAATTGAGGAAGTAGGGCAATTAGCTATACTATCTCTTAATGAACTTCTAAAGATTAAGAACCTTGGAAGAAAATCTCTAGATGAGATTCTCGATAAAATGAAGGAATTAGGATTCGATTTATCGCAGAATGGATCTTCTGAATAA
- the secY gene encoding preprotein translocase subunit SecY → MTLLERFNDKVQAIGKIPELKQKIIFTLLMFLIARVGTHIPAPGVDIDRLASMTAQNDLLGYINMFSGGAFQRVSIFALGVMPYINASIVVSLLAVIIPKLEEIQKEGESGRNKVTQWTRYLTIVVAMIQGFGVCMWLQSAGLVTTPGFGFVTTTVTTLTAGTVFLMWVGEQISLKGVGNGISLLIFLNVISRMPSTVVQTVQNMKGSKFLIPILVIVAIFAILTVAGIVIFQLGQRKIPVHYVGRGFSGKGGVAQSTYLPLKLNTAGVMPVIFASVLMMIPSLIVNSLPADMPGRIMLGRLFTQTHPVYLVTYAALIMFFSFFYTAIMFDPEKVADNLKQGGGTIPGIRPGEETVVYLEKVVTKITWGGAAFLAAVSVFPIAIFSSLGLPVFFGGTGIIIVVGVALDTVQQINAHLVMKEYRGFL, encoded by the coding sequence TTGACTTTGTTAGAAAGATTCAATGATAAGGTACAAGCCATAGGCAAAATACCTGAGCTGAAACAAAAGATTATCTTCACTCTGTTAATGTTCTTAATAGCCAGAGTAGGGACCCATATCCCTGCTCCTGGCGTGGACATTGACAGGCTAGCATCAATGACAGCTCAGAATGACCTTCTTGGCTATATAAATATGTTTTCTGGAGGAGCCTTTCAAAGAGTCTCCATTTTTGCGCTTGGAGTAATGCCTTACATCAATGCATCCATTGTGGTGAGCTTGCTGGCAGTTATTATTCCTAAGCTTGAAGAGATTCAAAAAGAGGGTGAATCTGGAAGAAATAAGGTAACTCAGTGGACTAGATATCTGACTATTGTAGTTGCAATGATACAAGGTTTTGGTGTGTGCATGTGGCTGCAGTCTGCAGGTCTTGTCACAACTCCAGGATTTGGATTTGTAACAACAACTGTAACAACGCTGACGGCAGGAACAGTGTTTCTTATGTGGGTTGGAGAGCAGATATCTCTAAAAGGTGTAGGAAATGGGATCTCTCTTCTGATATTCTTGAATGTAATATCTAGAATGCCTTCAACAGTTGTACAAACAGTACAAAACATGAAGGGCAGTAAGTTCCTTATTCCTATTCTTGTGATTGTAGCAATTTTTGCAATACTGACTGTAGCTGGGATAGTAATATTTCAACTGGGGCAGAGAAAAATACCTGTTCATTATGTAGGAAGAGGATTTAGTGGTAAAGGGGGAGTGGCTCAAAGCACTTACTTACCATTAAAACTAAATACTGCAGGTGTAATGCCTGTAATATTTGCTTCGGTACTTATGATGATTCCCTCTCTGATAGTAAATTCTTTGCCAGCAGATATGCCTGGAAGAATAATGCTAGGAAGATTGTTTACTCAAACTCATCCTGTTTACCTAGTAACTTATGCAGCATTGATTATGTTCTTTTCATTTTTCTATACGGCAATCATGTTTGATCCTGAGAAAGTTGCAGACAACTTGAAACAGGGCGGAGGTACTATCCCAGGGATAAGACCTGGAGAAGAGACAGTAGTATATTTAGAAAAAGTTGTTACAAAGATCACCTGGGGAGGAGCAGCATTTCTTGCGGCGGTATCAGTATTTCCTATAGCTATATTTAGTTCATTGGGGCTTCCAGTATTCTTTGGAGGAACAGGGATTATAATAGTCGTAGGAGTGGCGCTTGATACGGTACAACAGATAAATGCTCATCTTGTCATGAAGGAATATAGAGGTTTTTTATAA
- the rpsK gene encoding 30S ribosomal protein S11: MAKKRVAKIKKKLKNIPNGIAHIHSNFNNTIVTITDTEGKVITWKSGGTSGFKGTKKSTPFAAQIAAEQAANVAIENGMKKVEVKTKGPGSGREACIRSMQAAGLEVTKISDVTPVPHNGCRPPKRRRV, translated from the coding sequence TTGGCTAAGAAAAGAGTAGCTAAAATCAAGAAAAAATTAAAAAATATTCCTAACGGAATAGCTCATATACACTCAAACTTCAACAACACTATTGTTACCATTACTGACACTGAAGGAAAAGTAATTACTTGGAAATCAGGTGGAACATCAGGATTCAAAGGGACTAAAAAGTCAACTCCATTTGCTGCACAAATTGCGGCAGAGCAAGCTGCAAATGTAGCTATTGAAAATGGAATGAAAAAAGTCGAAGTAAAAACGAAGGGTCCTGGTTCAGGAAGAGAAGCTTGTATAAGATCAATGCAGGCTGCGGGATTAGAAGTTACTAAAATTTCTGACGTAACTCCAGTTCCACACAACGGTTGCAGACCACCTAAAAGAAGAAGAGTGTAG
- the infA gene encoding translation initiation factor IF-1 — translation MSKKDVIELEGTVLEALPNAMFKIELENGHVILGHISGKMRMHYIKILPGDKVTVQISPYDLSRGRIVYRKKS, via the coding sequence ATGTCGAAAAAAGATGTCATTGAATTAGAAGGTACAGTTTTAGAAGCTCTTCCTAACGCTATGTTTAAGATAGAGCTAGAAAACGGCCATGTAATTCTAGGTCACATCTCAGGAAAGATGAGGATGCACTATATCAAAATCTTACCTGGGGACAAAGTAACAGTACAAATCTCACCTTATGATTTATCAAGAGGTAGAATAGTATACAGGAAGAAGTCATAA
- the rplR gene encoding 50S ribosomal protein L18 has protein sequence MFKKVDRQAVRKRKQLSIRSKISGTAERPRLSVYRSNDNIFAQLIDDVNGTTLVAASTVDKEIKADVKHGGNVESAVLVGKAIAERATAKGITNIVFDRSGYVYTGRIAALAEAAREAGLKF, from the coding sequence TTGTTTAAAAAGGTTGACAGACAAGCTGTAAGAAAAAGAAAACAATTATCTATCAGAAGCAAGATTTCTGGTACAGCTGAAAGACCAAGACTTTCTGTATATAGATCTAACGATAACATCTTTGCTCAACTTATCGATGACGTTAATGGAACTACATTAGTAGCTGCATCAACTGTTGATAAAGAGATCAAAGCAGATGTTAAACACGGAGGAAATGTTGAATCTGCTGTGTTAGTAGGGAAAGCTATTGCTGAGAGAGCTACAGCTAAAGGAATAACTAACATTGTATTTGACAGATCTGGATATGTATACACAGGAAGGATTGCTGCTCTTGCTGAAGCTGCAAGAGAAGCAGGTCTAAAGTTCTAA
- the rplQ gene encoding 50S ribosomal protein L17: MNHNKSYRKLGRRSDHRKAMLMNLTISLLREERLETTVTRAKELRKFAERMVTLGKKGDLSARRRAFAFLRDDAVVAKLFAEIGPKYAERNGGYTRIIRTTVRRGDSAEMAIIELV, from the coding sequence ATGAACCATAATAAATCGTATAGAAAGTTAGGTAGAAGATCAGATCATAGAAAAGCTATGCTTATGAACTTAACTATATCTTTATTGAGAGAAGAAAGATTGGAAACTACAGTTACTAGAGCTAAAGAATTAAGAAAGTTTGCTGAGAGAATGGTAACTCTTGGTAAAAAAGGTGACCTTTCTGCTAGAAGAAGAGCTTTCGCTTTCTTAAGAGATGATGCAGTTGTTGCAAAATTATTTGCTGAGATTGGACCAAAATACGCTGAAAGAAACGGTGGATACACTAGAATTATTAGAACCACTGTAAGAAGAGGCGATTCAGCAGAGATGGCAATTATTGAATTAGTATAA
- the rpsH gene encoding 30S ribosomal protein S8, producing MYLTDPIADMLTRVRNANAVMHEKADVPHSNAKERIAEILKEEGYISNFKVITDGNKKNIRVYLKYSGKERIIKGIKRISKPGRRVYSSVEEMPRVLSGLGIAIVSTSKGIITDKVARRENLGGEVLAFVW from the coding sequence ATGTATTTAACAGATCCAATCGCTGATATGTTAACAAGAGTAAGAAATGCCAACGCAGTAATGCATGAAAAGGCAGATGTTCCTCACTCGAATGCAAAAGAAAGAATCGCTGAGATTCTTAAAGAAGAAGGATATATTTCTAACTTTAAAGTAATAACTGATGGAAATAAAAAGAATATCAGAGTATATCTTAAGTATTCTGGAAAAGAAAGAATTATTAAAGGAATTAAGAGAATTTCTAAGCCTGGAAGAAGAGTTTACTCTTCTGTAGAGGAAATGCCTAGAGTATTATCTGGTTTAGGAATCGCTATAGTGTCTACTTCTAAGGGGATCATTACTGATAAAGTAGCTAGAAGAGAAAACTTAGGTGGAGAAGTACTTGCATTCGTTTGGTAA
- the pncA gene encoding bifunctional nicotinamidase/pyrazinamidase, which produces MNKALLIVDLQNDFCEGGSLEVKNSSNIIPVINNLIDKFRQGASPVIATKDWHPFDHRSFASVSGGKIGELGSLNGIPQIWWPDHCVQGTEGAELHPDLKPVDEIIHKGTDPEVDSYSGFFSASGQPTGLETLLKKQEIGTLYVVGLATDYCVKFTVLDALSLGYKVFVIEDGCQGVNLNPRDSELALDDMKKGGAVILSSSELDI; this is translated from the coding sequence ATGAATAAAGCTCTTTTGATTGTAGATCTTCAAAATGACTTTTGTGAAGGTGGAAGTTTAGAAGTAAAGAATTCTTCTAACATTATCCCTGTCATAAATAATTTGATCGATAAATTTAGACAAGGTGCATCCCCTGTTATAGCGACAAAGGATTGGCACCCGTTCGATCACAGAAGTTTTGCCTCTGTTTCAGGAGGAAAAATAGGTGAATTGGGAAGCTTAAATGGAATCCCTCAGATATGGTGGCCCGATCATTGTGTCCAAGGTACAGAAGGTGCAGAGCTCCATCCTGATCTAAAACCTGTTGATGAGATTATACATAAGGGGACAGACCCTGAAGTCGATTCTTACAGCGGCTTTTTCAGTGCATCAGGTCAACCAACCGGTTTAGAAACTCTTCTGAAAAAACAAGAAATTGGAACTCTTTACGTAGTTGGCTTGGCCACCGACTATTGTGTAAAGTTTACAGTTTTAGATGCCTTGTCACTAGGATACAAAGTTTTTGTCATAGAAGATGGTTGCCAGGGAGTGAACTTAAACCCAAGAGATTCTGAACTTGCCCTTGATGATATGAAAAAAGGGGGAGCTGTTATTCTTTCTAGCAGCGAACTCGACATTTAA
- the rpsE gene encoding 30S ribosomal protein S5, producing the protein MSKFVNREEKQFEEKILTISRVSKTTKGGRTISFSVLAAVGDENGKVGIGLGKANGVPDAIKKAIAAAKRNMITVSLKGTTIPHEIIGKWGATSIWMAPAHEGTGVIAGSACREILELAGLHNILTKIRGSRTKGNVARATIEGLRELRTAEQIATLRGKEVKDILS; encoded by the coding sequence TTGTCTAAGTTTGTAAATAGAGAAGAAAAACAATTTGAAGAAAAGATACTAACTATATCTAGAGTTTCTAAAACCACAAAAGGTGGAAGAACTATATCTTTCTCAGTTCTGGCTGCGGTTGGAGATGAGAATGGTAAAGTAGGTATAGGACTAGGAAAAGCGAATGGTGTACCTGATGCAATCAAGAAAGCTATCGCTGCTGCAAAAAGAAATATGATCACAGTATCTCTTAAAGGAACTACTATTCCTCATGAAATCATTGGAAAATGGGGAGCTACTTCAATATGGATGGCTCCAGCTCATGAAGGTACAGGAGTAATAGCAGGTTCTGCTTGTAGAGAAATTCTAGAGTTAGCCGGTTTACATAACATCCTTACAAAGATCAGAGGATCTAGAACTAAGGGGAATGTTGCAAGAGCGACTATAGAAGGTTTAAGAGAGCTTAGAACAGCTGAGCAAATCGCTACTTTAAGAGGTAAAGAAGTAAAGGATATCTTAAGCTAG
- the rplF gene encoding 50S ribosomal protein L6 gives MSRVGRKPILVPAGVEITVNEDNQVAVKGPKGTLTNEFSKELTINIENNEVIVGRPNDLPQMRALHGTTRALISNMVTGVTEGFRKTLNLVGVGYRAAAQGKGLELSLGYSHPVLINEVEGITFTVEKNTVIHIDGIEKQVVGQIASEIRAKRAPEPYKGKGVKYSDEIVRRKEGKKS, from the coding sequence ATGTCAAGAGTAGGTAGAAAACCTATTTTAGTGCCTGCTGGTGTTGAGATTACAGTTAACGAAGACAATCAAGTTGCTGTAAAAGGACCAAAAGGGACTTTAACTAATGAATTTTCAAAAGAATTAACTATAAACATTGAGAACAATGAAGTTATTGTGGGAAGACCTAACGATCTTCCGCAAATGAGAGCACTTCACGGGACTACAAGGGCCCTTATCAGTAACATGGTAACAGGAGTGACAGAAGGCTTCAGAAAAACTCTTAACCTAGTAGGTGTAGGTTACAGAGCAGCAGCACAAGGAAAAGGACTAGAGTTATCTTTAGGATATTCTCATCCAGTTCTTATCAACGAAGTTGAAGGAATAACATTTACTGTAGAAAAAAATACAGTTATTCATATAGACGGAATTGAAAAACAGGTAGTTGGGCAGATTGCTTCTGAAATCAGAGCAAAGAGAGCTCCTGAGCCATATAAAGGAAAAGGTGTTAAGTACTCGGACGAGATTGTTAGAAGAAAAGAAGGAAAAAAATCGTAA
- the rplO gene encoding 50S ribosomal protein L15 codes for MKLNELKPSVPRKDRKRIGRGESSGTGKTGGKGSNGQKSRSGSYVHPGFEGGQMPLIRRVPKRGFSNSLFRKDYAVVNLDTLNRFEEGSVVTPEALKEAGIIKKMMAGLKVLGKGSLEKKLTVKAHKISTSAKEAIEAQGGVVEIIEVKTFADIAGNNK; via the coding sequence ATGAAGTTAAACGAATTAAAGCCTTCTGTACCTAGAAAAGACAGGAAAAGAATCGGAAGAGGAGAATCTTCTGGTACTGGTAAAACTGGTGGTAAGGGAAGTAATGGTCAGAAGTCAAGATCAGGTTCTTACGTTCATCCTGGATTTGAAGGTGGACAAATGCCTTTAATAAGAAGAGTGCCAAAGAGAGGATTCTCTAACTCACTTTTTAGAAAAGATTATGCAGTTGTTAACCTTGATACATTAAACAGATTTGAAGAAGGATCTGTAGTGACTCCAGAAGCTCTTAAAGAAGCTGGAATCATAAAGAAAATGATGGCTGGATTAAAAGTTCTTGGAAAAGGATCTTTAGAGAAAAAGCTTACGGTAAAAGCTCATAAAATTTCTACATCGGCTAAAGAGGCTATCGAAGCTCAAGGTGGAGTAGTAGAAATCATAGAAGTTAAGACTTTTGCTGACATCGCTGGAAACAACAAGTAA
- the rpmJ gene encoding 50S ribosomal protein L36 translates to MKVRASIKKICDKCKVIKRHGKIRCICENPKHKQVQG, encoded by the coding sequence ATGAAAGTAAGAGCATCTATAAAGAAAATTTGTGACAAATGTAAAGTTATCAAAAGACACGGAAAAATCAGATGTATCTGCGAAAATCCAAAACATAAACAAGTTCAAGGATAA
- the hydE gene encoding [FeFe] hydrogenase H-cluster radical SAM maturase HydE — translation MKTAEILKKEKLTKEDLLYLMNIEDPEDLNLIYKKAYEIKEREIGKKVFYRGLIEFSNNCIKDCNYCGIRRSSKGVDRFFMEKNDVLESAKWIYENNYGSLVLQSGERQDEEFTLFVEEVVKEIKQLSNGELGITLSLGEQSRETYKRWFDAGAHRYLLRVETSNEELYKRIHPQDGKHNFENRIRSLKDLRDIGYQVGTGVMIGLPGQSNEDLVEDILFYEKMDVDMIGMGPYIISDETPMGEEYRGSVISKEKRVSLGLKMIALSRLYLKDINIAATTALQGLDPLGREKGLKAGANVLMPVTTKDEYRAKYQLYNDKPCIDDTAEQCKGCLAGRVKSVGDEIAYGEWGDSPHYFKRKNKL, via the coding sequence ATGAAGACTGCTGAGATCTTAAAAAAAGAAAAACTCACTAAAGAAGATCTTTTATATCTAATGAATATAGAGGATCCCGAGGACCTTAATCTTATATATAAAAAAGCTTATGAAATAAAAGAGAGAGAAATTGGGAAAAAAGTTTTTTATAGGGGGCTAATAGAGTTTAGTAATAACTGCATAAAGGACTGCAACTATTGTGGAATAAGAAGAAGCAGCAAAGGTGTAGATCGGTTTTTTATGGAGAAAAATGATGTATTGGAAAGTGCTAAGTGGATATACGAAAACAACTACGGATCTTTGGTCCTCCAGTCTGGAGAAAGACAGGATGAAGAGTTTACGTTATTTGTGGAAGAGGTAGTAAAGGAGATAAAGCAACTTTCCAATGGAGAATTGGGAATAACCCTTTCTCTAGGAGAGCAAAGTAGAGAAACTTATAAAAGATGGTTTGATGCTGGAGCCCACAGGTATTTGTTGAGAGTGGAAACTAGCAATGAGGAACTTTATAAAAGAATCCATCCTCAAGACGGGAAACATAATTTTGAAAATAGGATTAGGAGCTTGAAGGATTTACGTGATATAGGCTACCAAGTTGGGACAGGAGTGATGATAGGACTTCCCGGACAAAGTAATGAGGACTTGGTAGAAGATATACTTTTCTATGAAAAAATGGATGTGGATATGATTGGAATGGGGCCATATATAATTTCTGATGAAACTCCAATGGGTGAGGAGTATAGAGGAAGTGTCATTTCTAAGGAAAAAAGAGTATCTCTCGGACTTAAGATGATCGCCCTATCTAGGTTATATTTGAAAGACATAAATATAGCCGCGACAACAGCCCTCCAAGGTCTAGATCCGCTTGGAAGGGAAAAAGGACTAAAGGCAGGGGCAAATGTTTTGATGCCAGTAACTACCAAAGATGAGTACAGAGCCAAATATCAGCTTTATAATGATAAGCCGTGTATTGATGACACAGCAGAACAGTGTAAAGGATGCTTGGCTGGAAGAGTAAAATCCGTGGGAGATGAAATAGCTTACGGTGAATGGGGAGACTCACCCCATTATTTCAAAAGAAAAAATAAATTATAA
- the map gene encoding type I methionyl aminopeptidase: protein MIVYKTLNEIKKIKEANQIIARLYEEVLPKHIKAGISTLEINKIIEDYIRSQGAHPASIGVGGPENPYPAGSCISVNEEVVHGIPRVDKILKDGDLVSIDVVTELNGFYGDSAITFPVGQIDKESKRLLEITKKSREIGIEMAVAGNRLGDIGNAIQKFVESNGFSVVRDFCGHGIGKSMHEDPSIPNFGRKGRGLKIENGMVLAIEPMVNAGSYKVNILEDGWTAVTKDGKRSAHFEHSIAIIEGKPVILSQLD, encoded by the coding sequence ATGATTGTTTATAAAACATTAAATGAAATAAAAAAAATAAAAGAAGCCAATCAGATAATAGCCCGTTTATATGAAGAGGTTTTGCCCAAGCACATAAAGGCAGGTATTTCTACACTAGAGATAAACAAAATTATAGAGGATTATATAAGGTCCCAAGGAGCTCATCCTGCAAGTATAGGGGTAGGTGGACCTGAAAATCCATATCCGGCAGGCTCTTGCATATCGGTAAATGAGGAAGTTGTGCACGGGATACCACGTGTAGATAAAATTTTAAAAGATGGGGATCTTGTAAGTATAGATGTTGTTACTGAACTAAATGGATTTTACGGAGACTCGGCAATAACTTTTCCTGTTGGACAGATAGATAAAGAGTCTAAGAGATTATTGGAAATCACGAAAAAATCCAGAGAAATAGGAATAGAGATGGCAGTGGCAGGAAACAGACTCGGAGATATTGGCAACGCCATACAGAAATTTGTAGAATCTAACGGTTTTTCTGTTGTGAGGGATTTTTGTGGACACGGGATAGGGAAATCAATGCACGAGGACCCTTCAATTCCTAACTTTGGAAGAAAAGGAAGAGGTCTGAAAATAGAAAATGGAATGGTGCTGGCAATCGAACCGATGGTCAATGCCGGCTCGTATAAAGTGAATATACTAGAGGACGGATGGACAGCTGTAACTAAAGACGGTAAAAGGTCTGCTCACTTTGAACACTCTATTGCTATAATCGAAGGAAAACCAGTGATTTTAAGTCAATTGGACTAG